The proteins below are encoded in one region of Coffea arabica cultivar ET-39 chromosome 4c, Coffea Arabica ET-39 HiFi, whole genome shotgun sequence:
- the LOC113739639 gene encoding probable receptor-like protein kinase At1g80640 isoform X1 has translation MKVLILVVPVLIFSSPLLSFPVDVKPNPPVSDPVLPTEKEPPAFPTSSPGVEAQSPGEAAVRAVHHQDINKKILIALVVSATLLGGILLLLSCFWFYRLKKLKSSDTKANQNSNAAKGVSLGPILDKITSSKAFGKKGSIALIEYPLLVAATSNFNEDNILGEGGLGCVYKAQFSDNFHAAVKRLHGKWQDSEREFENEVDLLSKIKHQNIVSILGYCIHGETRFLVYELMQNGSLESHLHGPSHGSTLTWHLRMKIALDVARLRCISELTRGLEYLHERCNPPVIHRDLKSANILLDSTYNAKLSDFGLAISGGNPNKNSIKLSGTLGYVAPEYLLDGKLTEKSDVYAFGVILLELLIGRRPVEKITEAQCQSIVTWAMPQLTDRSKLPKIVDPAIRNKMDLKHLYQVAAVAVLCVQPEPSYRPLITDVLHSFIPLVPVELGGSLKVA, from the exons ATGAAAGTTCTGATTTTGGTGGTACCCGTCTTGATTTTCAGCTCACCTTTGCTCTCATTTCCTGTGGATGTGAAGCCAAACCCTCCTGTTTCTGACCCTGTTCTTCCTACTGAGAAAGAGCCCCCTGCTTTCCCTACTTCGTCTCCTGGTGTGGAAGCTCAATCTCCAG GAGAGGCGGCTGTCAGGGCAGTCCATCATCAGGAcataaacaagaaaattttaattGCACTCGTGGTTTCTGCAACTCTTCTTGGTGGAATATTATTATTGCTGTCGTGTTTTTGGTTCTACAGACTCAAAAAGTTAAAGAGTTCCGATACAAAGGCAAACCAGAACTCAA ATGCTGCAAAAGGGGTATCATTGGGTCCAATTTTGGATAAAATCACTTCTTCAAAAGCTTTTGGAAAGAAAGGTTCAATTGCTCTTATTGAATACCCTTTGCTAGTAGCTGCAACCAGCAACTTCAATGAAGACAATATTCTGGGTGAAGGTGGATTAGGATGCGTATATAAAGCTCAATTTAGTGATAACTTCCATGCAGCTGTCAAAAGACTCCATGGTAAATGGCAGGACTCCGAAAGAGAGTTCGAG AATGAGGTAGATTTGTTGAGTAAAATCAAGcatcaaaatatagtttcaattCTAGGGTACTGCATTCATGGAGAGACACGGTTTTTGGTGTATGAATTGATGCAGAATGGGTCTTTGGAATCTCACTTGCACG GACCTTCTCATGGATCAACTTTAACTTGGCATCTACGGATGAAAATTGCTCTAGATGTAGCAAG ACTAAGATGTATCTCTGAATTGACTAGAGGACTGGAGTATTTGCATGAGCGTTGTAACCCTCCGGTGATACATAGGGATCTCAAATCCGCCAACATCCTCTTGGATTCTACCTACAATGCAAAG CTTTCTGATTTTGGCCTTGCAATTAGTGGCGGGAACCCAAACAAGAACAGCATAAAGCTTTCAGGAACTTTGGGTTATGTTGCTCCAGAATACCTCCTAGATG GTAAATTAACTGAGAAGAGTGATGTATATgcatttggtgttattctactGGAGCTTTTAATTGGAAGAAGGCCAGTAGAGAAAATTACTGAAGCTCAGTGCCAGTCTATTGTTACATGG GCCATGCCTCAGCTCACTGATAGGTCAAAGCTTCCCAAAATTGTAGACCCTGCCATCAGGAACAAGATGGATTTGAAGCACTTATATCAA GTTGCTGCGGTTGCTGTCCTGTGTGTACAGCCAGAACCAAGCTACAGACCATTGATCACAGATGTCCTTCACTCCTTTATTCCCCTCGTTCCTGTTGAGCTTGGAGGATCATTAAAAGTTGCATAG
- the LOC113739639 gene encoding probable receptor-like protein kinase At1g80640 isoform X2: MKVLILVVPVLIFSSPLLSFPVDVKPNPPVSDPVLPTEKEPPAFPTSSPGVEAQSPGEAAVRAVHHQDINKKILIALVVSATLLGGILLLLSCFWFYRLKKLKSSDTKANQNSNAAKGVSLGPILDKITSSKAFGKKGSIALIEYPLLVAATSNFNEDNILGEGGLGCVYKAQFSDNFHAAVKRLHGKWQDSEREFENEVDLLSKIKHQNIVSILGYCIHGETRFLVYELMQNGSLESHLHGPSHGSTLTWHLRMKIALDVARGLEYLHERCNPPVIHRDLKSANILLDSTYNAKLSDFGLAISGGNPNKNSIKLSGTLGYVAPEYLLDGKLTEKSDVYAFGVILLELLIGRRPVEKITEAQCQSIVTWAMPQLTDRSKLPKIVDPAIRNKMDLKHLYQVAAVAVLCVQPEPSYRPLITDVLHSFIPLVPVELGGSLKVA, encoded by the exons ATGAAAGTTCTGATTTTGGTGGTACCCGTCTTGATTTTCAGCTCACCTTTGCTCTCATTTCCTGTGGATGTGAAGCCAAACCCTCCTGTTTCTGACCCTGTTCTTCCTACTGAGAAAGAGCCCCCTGCTTTCCCTACTTCGTCTCCTGGTGTGGAAGCTCAATCTCCAG GAGAGGCGGCTGTCAGGGCAGTCCATCATCAGGAcataaacaagaaaattttaattGCACTCGTGGTTTCTGCAACTCTTCTTGGTGGAATATTATTATTGCTGTCGTGTTTTTGGTTCTACAGACTCAAAAAGTTAAAGAGTTCCGATACAAAGGCAAACCAGAACTCAA ATGCTGCAAAAGGGGTATCATTGGGTCCAATTTTGGATAAAATCACTTCTTCAAAAGCTTTTGGAAAGAAAGGTTCAATTGCTCTTATTGAATACCCTTTGCTAGTAGCTGCAACCAGCAACTTCAATGAAGACAATATTCTGGGTGAAGGTGGATTAGGATGCGTATATAAAGCTCAATTTAGTGATAACTTCCATGCAGCTGTCAAAAGACTCCATGGTAAATGGCAGGACTCCGAAAGAGAGTTCGAG AATGAGGTAGATTTGTTGAGTAAAATCAAGcatcaaaatatagtttcaattCTAGGGTACTGCATTCATGGAGAGACACGGTTTTTGGTGTATGAATTGATGCAGAATGGGTCTTTGGAATCTCACTTGCACG GACCTTCTCATGGATCAACTTTAACTTGGCATCTACGGATGAAAATTGCTCTAGATGTAGCAAG AGGACTGGAGTATTTGCATGAGCGTTGTAACCCTCCGGTGATACATAGGGATCTCAAATCCGCCAACATCCTCTTGGATTCTACCTACAATGCAAAG CTTTCTGATTTTGGCCTTGCAATTAGTGGCGGGAACCCAAACAAGAACAGCATAAAGCTTTCAGGAACTTTGGGTTATGTTGCTCCAGAATACCTCCTAGATG GTAAATTAACTGAGAAGAGTGATGTATATgcatttggtgttattctactGGAGCTTTTAATTGGAAGAAGGCCAGTAGAGAAAATTACTGAAGCTCAGTGCCAGTCTATTGTTACATGG GCCATGCCTCAGCTCACTGATAGGTCAAAGCTTCCCAAAATTGTAGACCCTGCCATCAGGAACAAGATGGATTTGAAGCACTTATATCAA GTTGCTGCGGTTGCTGTCCTGTGTGTACAGCCAGAACCAAGCTACAGACCATTGATCACAGATGTCCTTCACTCCTTTATTCCCCTCGTTCCTGTTGAGCTTGGAGGATCATTAAAAGTTGCATAG